Proteins from a single region of Flavobacterium sp. YJ01:
- the dut gene encoding dUTP diphosphatase, translating to MKIQIINKSQHDLPNYETIASAGMDLRANISDAITLKPLERAIVKTGLFIELPISYEAQVRPRSGLAAKKGVTVLNSPGTIDADYRGEIGVILVNLSNDDFVIENGERIAQLIIAKHERAEWIEVETLSETSRGEGGFGSTGVK from the coding sequence ATGAAAATACAAATAATCAATAAATCTCAGCACGATTTACCAAACTACGAAACAATTGCTTCTGCAGGAATGGATTTACGTGCCAATATTTCTGACGCAATTACGTTAAAACCTTTAGAAAGAGCGATTGTAAAAACAGGACTTTTTATCGAATTGCCAATTAGTTACGAAGCGCAAGTAAGACCAAGAAGTGGTCTGGCGGCAAAAAAAGGCGTAACAGTTTTAAATTCGCCTGGAACTATTGATGCAGATTACAGAGGAGAAATTGGTGTAATTTTAGTAAATTTATCTAATGACGATTTTGTAATTGAAAATGGAGAAAGAATTGCACAATTGATTATTGCAAAACACGAAAGAGCTGAATGGATCGAAGTTGAAACACTTTCTGAAACATCAAGAGGTGAAGGAGGATTCGGAAGCACTGGAGTAAAATAA
- a CDS encoding AtpZ/AtpI family protein — translation MEKEPNKNRGNKWIALINIPIQMGVIIFLFSYLGTWLDENHPSEKVYYNKILVMVGVALALYNVIRQVNEINKTK, via the coding sequence ATGGAAAAGGAACCGAATAAAAATAGAGGAAATAAATGGATAGCACTCATTAATATTCCCATTCAAATGGGTGTTATTATATTTTTGTTTTCTTATCTCGGTACCTGGTTAGACGAAAATCATCCAAGCGAAAAAGTTTACTATAATAAGATACTGGTTATGGTTGGCGTTGCATTGGCGCTATATAACGTTATTCGTCAGGTCAATGAGATTAATAAAACAAAGTAA
- the atpA gene encoding F0F1 ATP synthase subunit alpha — translation MAEIKPAEISAILRKQVEGFESGATLEEVGTVLQVGDGIARVYGLSNVQYGELVEFDNGMEGIVLNLEEDNVGVVLLGPSTGLKEGSTAKRTQRIASLKVGEQMVGRVVNTLGFPIDGKGPIGGDLYEMPLERKAPGVIFRQPVTEPLQTGVKAVDAMIPVGRGQRELVIGDRQTGKSTVCIDTILNQKEFYDAGKPVFCIYVAIGQKASTVAGIAKMLEEKGAMAYTVIVAANASDPAPMQVYAPFAGAAIGEYFRDSGRPALIVYDDLSKQAVAYREVSLLLRRPPGREAYPGDVFYLHSRLLERACKVIADDGIAKNMNDLPDSIKSIVKGGGSLTALPIIETQAGDVSAYIPTNVISITDGQIFLDGDLFNSGVRPAINVGISVSRVGGNAQIKSMKKVSGTLKLDQAQFRELEAFAKFGSDLDSVTLNVIEKGKRNVEILKQGLNDPYTVENQVAIIYAGSKNLLRNVPVEKVKEFEADFLAYLNSKHKDTLNALKAGKLDDSITDVIEKAAKEISAKYN, via the coding sequence ATGGCGGAAATCAAACCTGCTGAAATTTCAGCAATATTAAGAAAGCAAGTAGAAGGTTTTGAATCTGGTGCTACGCTAGAGGAAGTAGGAACAGTACTTCAAGTTGGAGACGGTATTGCTCGTGTTTACGGGCTATCTAATGTACAATATGGAGAGTTAGTAGAATTTGATAACGGTATGGAAGGTATCGTATTGAATCTTGAAGAGGATAATGTTGGGGTTGTACTTTTAGGACCATCAACTGGACTTAAAGAAGGATCTACTGCAAAAAGAACTCAACGTATTGCTTCTCTTAAAGTAGGTGAGCAAATGGTAGGACGTGTTGTTAACACACTTGGTTTTCCAATTGATGGAAAAGGACCAATCGGTGGAGACTTATACGAAATGCCTTTGGAAAGAAAAGCACCTGGTGTTATCTTCCGTCAGCCAGTAACTGAACCATTACAAACAGGAGTAAAAGCAGTTGATGCTATGATCCCAGTTGGTCGTGGACAGCGTGAGCTTGTAATCGGTGACCGTCAAACAGGTAAATCAACTGTTTGTATCGATACAATCTTAAATCAAAAAGAATTTTATGATGCAGGAAAACCTGTATTCTGTATATATGTTGCAATTGGACAAAAAGCTTCAACTGTAGCAGGAATCGCTAAAATGTTAGAAGAAAAAGGAGCAATGGCTTATACAGTTATCGTTGCTGCTAATGCTTCTGATCCTGCTCCAATGCAAGTTTATGCTCCATTCGCTGGTGCTGCAATTGGAGAGTATTTCAGAGATTCTGGTCGTCCAGCTCTTATCGTTTATGATGATTTATCTAAACAAGCTGTTGCTTACCGTGAGGTTTCTCTTTTATTAAGAAGACCACCGGGACGTGAGGCTTACCCTGGAGACGTTTTCTACTTACACTCTCGTTTATTAGAGCGTGCTTGTAAAGTAATTGCTGATGATGGTATCGCTAAAAACATGAACGATTTACCAGATTCTATCAAATCTATCGTAAAAGGTGGTGGTTCATTAACTGCTTTACCAATTATCGAAACTCAAGCTGGAGACGTTTCTGCATATATTCCAACAAACGTAATCTCGATTACAGATGGTCAGATTTTCCTTGATGGAGATTTGTTCAACTCTGGAGTTCGTCCTGCTATTAACGTAGGTATCTCTGTATCTCGTGTTGGAGGTAATGCTCAAATTAAATCTATGAAGAAAGTTTCTGGAACTTTAAAATTAGATCAAGCTCAATTCCGTGAATTAGAAGCTTTTGCTAAATTTGGTTCTGACTTAGATTCTGTTACTTTAAACGTAATTGAAAAAGGTAAAAGAAACGTTGAAATCTTGAAACAAGGTTTAAATGATCCTTATACAGTTGAAAACCAAGTAGCGATTATCTACGCTGGTTCTAAAAACTTATTAAGAAACGTTCCTGTAGAAAAAGTAAAAGAATTTGAAGCTGATTTCTTAGCTTACTTAAACAGTAAACATAAAGATACGCTTAACGCGTTGAAAGCTGGTAAATTAGATGACAGCATTACAGATGTTATCGAAAAAGCAGCAAAAGAAATCTCAGCAAAATATAACTAA
- the atpH gene encoding ATP synthase F1 subunit delta: MASTRAAIRYAKAILDLANSKGVAEAVNNDMKSIANAIETNVELSTFIENPTTTVEVKQSALLEVFANVNGVTKGLFQLLFENKRFEILNAIAVEYSKVYDESNGIEVAKVTTAIPMDAELEAKVLAKIATLSDKKITIENIVDPAIIGGFILRIGDKQYNASVANRLQVLKRELSN; this comes from the coding sequence ATGGCAAGTACAAGAGCAGCAATTCGTTATGCAAAAGCAATTTTGGACTTAGCAAACTCTAAAGGTGTTGCCGAAGCTGTAAATAACGATATGAAATCAATTGCAAATGCAATTGAAACTAATGTAGAATTGAGTACGTTTATTGAAAACCCAACAACAACTGTTGAAGTTAAACAAAGTGCTCTTTTAGAAGTTTTCGCAAATGTAAATGGTGTAACTAAAGGGTTATTTCAATTATTATTCGAAAACAAAAGATTTGAAATTTTAAATGCAATTGCTGTTGAATATAGTAAAGTATATGATGAGAGCAATGGTATTGAAGTTGCAAAAGTGACAACTGCAATTCCTATGGATGCAGAATTAGAAGCTAAAGTTTTAGCAAAAATCGCGACTTTATCTGATAAAAAAATTACAATTGAAAATATAGTAGATCCAGCTATTATCGGTGGATTTATTTTGAGAATAGGTGACAAGCAATACAATGCTTCTGTTGCAAACAGATTACAAGTATTAAAAAGAGAGTTAAGTAATTAG
- a CDS encoding GNAT family N-acetyltransferase: MKQLLIKELTTIPEMLAQIETIKFLYPNITLEKYESFLSEMLPHNYTQIAVFENDICVGLTGCWSATKLWTGKYLEIDNFVVNPNHRSKGIGKLLTDYIEEKAVELNCSSIVLDAFTGNFGAHRFYYNQGYAPRGFHFVKILDEKKMTV, translated from the coding sequence ATGAAACAGCTACTTATAAAAGAACTTACTACCATTCCAGAAATGTTAGCTCAAATAGAAACAATCAAGTTTTTATATCCAAACATAACTTTAGAAAAATATGAATCTTTTCTTTCTGAAATGCTTCCTCATAATTATACTCAAATCGCTGTTTTTGAAAATGATATTTGTGTAGGACTTACAGGTTGCTGGTCTGCAACTAAATTATGGACGGGAAAATATTTAGAAATAGATAATTTTGTTGTAAATCCAAATCACCGTTCTAAAGGAATTGGAAAATTGCTTACCGATTATATAGAGGAAAAAGCAGTGGAATTAAATTGCAGCAGTATTGTTCTGGATGCTTTTACGGGAAATTTTGGAGCTCATAGATTTTACTACAATCAAGGTTACGCTCCAAGAGGGTTTCATTTTGTAAAAATTTTAGACGAAAAGAAAATGACTGTCTAA
- a CDS encoding tetratricopeptide repeat protein: MIKKGVFTVLLVALFSTSFSAFAQTEPEDIAMATDEYQDSFYESLKQKGIENYDKAIVSLEKCIKLKPNDAVAYFELGKNYLALKQYQNAQDAFEKATQLDPKNKWFWLGIYDVSYETKNYALAIEIIQKIIVFDEEYKDDLISLYMITNQYDKALIAINEMNDKFGKSSDREIYKAQILSQGKYQNAEIDNLIQQIKKDPKEESNYLNLILLYSKNNENEKSLEVAKQLAKEIPNSEWAQISLFKTYLDANQADKAIKSMNVILASSKIDSKIKHRTLNEFLIFVNKNPQYSTDLEKAISYFDNDKDVDVAKEIGKFYHSKGQFENAIKYYEKDLKAHSDTDLETNMLLLEAYSQVKQYDLMTKRAMMLIEVYPSQAQFYYYAGLGSNQTKQFKNAKTVLEMGLDYVVDDAKLEANFNIQLGEAYNGLGDAKKKEEYFLKANELLKKKK, from the coding sequence ATGATTAAAAAAGGAGTTTTTACAGTTTTGCTTGTTGCTTTATTTAGCACATCGTTTTCGGCTTTTGCACAGACAGAGCCCGAGGACATTGCTATGGCAACAGACGAATATCAAGACTCATTTTATGAATCATTAAAACAAAAAGGAATCGAAAATTATGATAAAGCAATTGTGTCATTGGAAAAATGTATCAAACTAAAACCCAATGACGCAGTAGCTTATTTTGAATTAGGGAAGAATTATCTAGCGCTTAAACAATATCAAAATGCGCAAGATGCTTTTGAAAAAGCAACACAGCTTGATCCTAAAAATAAATGGTTTTGGCTCGGAATTTACGATGTAAGTTATGAGACAAAAAACTATGCTTTGGCAATTGAAATCATTCAAAAAATTATTGTTTTTGATGAAGAATACAAAGACGATTTGATTTCGTTGTATATGATTACAAATCAGTATGACAAGGCATTGATTGCTATAAACGAAATGAATGATAAATTCGGAAAATCTTCAGATCGTGAAATTTATAAAGCGCAGATTCTCTCGCAAGGAAAATATCAAAATGCAGAAATTGACAATCTGATTCAGCAGATTAAAAAAGATCCGAAAGAAGAATCAAATTATTTGAATCTAATTCTTTTGTATTCAAAAAATAATGAAAATGAGAAGTCTTTAGAAGTGGCCAAACAATTGGCAAAAGAAATTCCGAATTCAGAATGGGCTCAAATAAGTTTGTTTAAAACTTATTTGGATGCTAATCAGGCAGATAAAGCTATAAAATCGATGAATGTAATTTTAGCAAGCTCAAAAATTGATTCAAAAATTAAACATAGAACTTTGAATGAATTTTTGATTTTTGTAAACAAAAATCCGCAATATTCAACAGATTTAGAAAAAGCCATTTCGTATTTTGATAACGATAAAGATGTTGATGTCGCTAAAGAAATTGGAAAATTTTATCACAGCAAAGGCCAGTTTGAAAATGCAATTAAATATTATGAAAAAGATTTAAAAGCACATTCAGATACAGATCTTGAAACCAATATGTTATTGTTAGAAGCGTATTCTCAGGTTAAGCAATACGATTTAATGACCAAAAGAGCCATGATGCTGATTGAAGTCTATCCAAGTCAGGCACAGTTTTATTATTATGCAGGTTTGGGAAGCAATCAGACGAAGCAGTTTAAAAATGCAAAAACTGTTTTAGAAATGGGGCTTGATTATGTAGTGGATGATGCAAAATTGGAAGCAAATTTTAATATTCAATTAGGAGAAGCGTATAATGGATTGGGAGATGCCAAGAAAAAAGAGGAATACTTTTTGAAGGCTAATGAATTATTAAAAAAGAAAAAATAA
- a CDS encoding sugar phosphate nucleotidyltransferase encodes MKIIVPMAGRGSRLRPHTLTVPKPLIPVAGKSIVHRLVEDIAKILKEPIEEVAFILGDEAFFGDDVVKSLEDLAKGLGAKAAIYRQDQPLGTGHAIMCAKDSLSGPAVIAYADTLIRADFELDPEADAVIWVKQVEQPEAFGVVKLNQNNEIIELVEKPKEFVSDLAVIGIYYFKEVGVLRNELQNVLDNNIQNGGEYQINDGIKAMMANGKVFKTGSVDEWMDCGNKDVTVETNTRMLGFLHNDGEHLVDYGVKLENSTIIPPCYIGENVVLKNTTIGPNVSLGNGCHVTDSTIKNSLIQTYSQIKNADLDNAMIGNHVSYDGKFTSISIGDYAVLE; translated from the coding sequence ATGAAAATAATTGTGCCAATGGCAGGCCGCGGATCGAGATTGAGGCCTCATACATTAACTGTTCCAAAACCATTAATTCCTGTTGCAGGTAAATCTATTGTACATCGTTTAGTTGAAGATATTGCCAAAATATTAAAAGAACCAATTGAAGAAGTGGCTTTTATTTTAGGAGACGAAGCTTTTTTTGGAGATGATGTTGTAAAAAGCTTAGAAGATTTGGCTAAAGGATTAGGAGCAAAAGCTGCTATATACCGTCAGGATCAACCTTTGGGAACTGGTCACGCAATTATGTGTGCAAAAGATTCTCTTTCTGGACCAGCGGTAATTGCTTATGCAGATACTTTAATTAGAGCAGATTTTGAATTAGATCCAGAAGCAGATGCTGTAATTTGGGTAAAGCAAGTTGAACAGCCAGAAGCATTTGGTGTTGTAAAACTAAACCAAAATAATGAAATTATTGAGTTGGTTGAAAAACCAAAAGAATTTGTTAGTGACTTAGCGGTTATCGGAATTTATTATTTTAAAGAAGTTGGAGTTTTAAGAAATGAACTTCAAAATGTTTTGGATAATAATATTCAAAATGGTGGAGAATACCAGATTAATGACGGTATCAAAGCGATGATGGCTAACGGAAAAGTTTTCAAAACCGGAAGCGTTGACGAATGGATGGATTGCGGAAACAAAGATGTTACTGTTGAAACAAATACAAGAATGTTAGGTTTTCTTCACAATGACGGAGAACATTTAGTAGACTATGGTGTAAAATTAGAAAATTCAACAATTATTCCGCCTTGTTATATCGGAGAAAATGTTGTTTTAAAAAACACAACTATTGGTCCAAATGTTTCTTTAGGAAACGGATGTCATGTTACAGATAGCACGATCAAAAACAGTTTAATTCAGACGTATTCTCAAATTAAAAATGCTGATTTAGATAACGCAATGATCGGAAATCATGTAAGTTATGATGGTAAATTTACTAGTATTAGTATTGGTGATTACGCTGTTTTAGAATAA
- a CDS encoding DUF4292 domain-containing protein encodes MKKYISVLLLSVAVISCKSKAVAVQGNNTSQTVAPKEDKKVVEKHYENKLDFSTLYIKASAKYVDEKQSQNVSAEIRIEKDKQILISVRFLGITMAKALITPSTVSYYEKINSTYYEGDFTSLSKWLGTDLDYTKVQNLLVGEAFDDLRKGKYTQTIVDNLFRLDEEKDANLKKTFFLDGEKYLIQKEEISQPSENRNLQINYSDSKVFNQGTIPTSIEINAVQPKGKTNINLNYNNISFNEELSFPYSVPSGYKKVTIQ; translated from the coding sequence ATGAAAAAATATATATCAGTTCTATTGCTATCTGTTGCCGTAATTTCATGTAAATCTAAAGCAGTTGCGGTACAAGGAAACAATACAAGCCAAACAGTTGCTCCAAAAGAGGATAAAAAAGTTGTAGAAAAGCATTATGAGAATAAATTAGATTTTTCTACCTTATACATAAAAGCCAGCGCAAAATATGTTGATGAAAAACAAAGCCAAAATGTTAGTGCTGAAATTAGAATCGAAAAAGACAAACAGATTTTGATAAGTGTACGCTTTTTAGGGATTACAATGGCAAAAGCTTTAATAACACCTTCTACAGTAAGTTATTACGAAAAAATAAACAGTACGTATTACGAAGGAGATTTTACAAGTCTAAGCAAATGGTTAGGAACAGATTTAGACTATACTAAAGTGCAGAACTTACTTGTAGGAGAAGCATTTGACGATTTAAGAAAAGGGAAATACACGCAAACCATTGTAGATAATCTTTTTAGATTGGATGAAGAAAAAGATGCAAATTTGAAAAAGACATTTTTCTTAGATGGCGAAAAATATTTGATTCAAAAGGAAGAGATTTCTCAGCCATCAGAAAATAGAAATTTACAGATTAATTACTCAGATAGTAAAGTTTTCAATCAAGGAACAATTCCAACTAGTATCGAAATAAATGCCGTTCAGCCAAAAGGCAAAACGAATATTAATTTAAATTATAACAATATTTCATTTAATGAAGAACTTTCTTTTCCATATAGCGTTCCAAGTGGCTATAAAAAAGTTACAATTCAGTAA
- the atpB gene encoding F0F1 ATP synthase subunit A: MVISNKPLRFILAALVACLPLMSFSNTEKDSKHVQTEVAHEGAAEGHHAEPTDVKSKIKAFIGHHVLDSHDFTLTQDDETGTYYGFPLPVILWDNGLHIFSSSKFHHGHEVAESNGNFYVINHHDGKIYKTDAKGTITEDEKTGHPTNVRPLDFSITKTVLSIIVSALLMFWLFTSLAKSYAKNGGIASGVGRIFEPLVLFIRDDVAIPNIGEKHYKKYMSYLLTIFFFVLFLNIFGLTPLGINATGNLTITFSLAILTFLITNLTANKNYWGHIFWMPGVPKPMRIILAPIELLGVFIKPFSLMIRLYANIFAGHIVLMSIIGLMFIFKSWIGSSLSFGLSFALSILEILVAFLQAYIFTMLSALYFGSAVEEHHHEEEGHH, encoded by the coding sequence ATGGTGATTTCAAACAAACCACTCAGATTTATTCTTGCAGCTTTAGTAGCTTGTCTTCCACTAATGAGTTTTTCAAATACTGAAAAAGACTCAAAGCATGTTCAAACTGAAGTAGCCCATGAAGGTGCTGCAGAAGGCCATCATGCAGAGCCAACAGATGTTAAATCTAAGATTAAAGCATTTATTGGTCACCACGTATTAGACTCTCATGATTTTACTTTAACACAAGATGATGAGACAGGTACATATTATGGTTTTCCATTGCCAGTAATTCTTTGGGATAATGGTTTACATATTTTTTCTTCTTCTAAATTTCACCACGGACACGAAGTAGCTGAGTCAAACGGTAACTTTTATGTAATTAACCACCACGATGGTAAAATTTACAAAACTGATGCTAAAGGCACAATTACTGAAGACGAAAAAACAGGTCACCCAACAAATGTTCGTCCATTAGACTTCTCAATTACTAAAACAGTACTTTCTATTATAGTATCTGCTTTATTAATGTTCTGGTTATTTACAAGTTTAGCAAAATCGTATGCTAAAAACGGAGGAATTGCTTCTGGAGTTGGTAGAATTTTCGAACCTTTAGTACTTTTTATTCGTGATGACGTTGCGATTCCAAACATTGGAGAAAAGCACTATAAAAAATACATGAGTTATTTATTGACAATCTTTTTCTTTGTATTGTTCTTAAATATTTTCGGATTAACTCCACTAGGAATTAATGCTACTGGTAATTTAACAATTACATTCTCTTTAGCAATCCTTACTTTCTTAATTACAAATCTTACTGCAAATAAAAATTACTGGGGTCACATTTTCTGGATGCCAGGAGTGCCAAAACCAATGAGAATTATTTTGGCTCCAATTGAATTGTTAGGAGTTTTCATCAAACCATTTTCATTAATGATTCGTTTGTACGCTAACATTTTTGCAGGTCACATCGTATTAATGAGTATTATCGGTTTAATGTTTATCTTTAAAAGCTGGATTGGAAGCAGTCTTTCTTTCGGATTATCATTTGCACTTTCTATTCTAGAAATTTTAGTAGCATTTTTACAAGCCTATATTTTTACAATGCTGTCTGCACTTTATTTTGGTTCAGCAGTAGAAGAGCACCACCACGAAGAGGAGGGGCATCACTAA
- the atpG gene encoding ATP synthase F1 subunit gamma, whose protein sequence is MANLKEIRNRITSVSSTMQITSAMKMVSAAKLKKAQDAITAMRPYAEKLTELLQDLSSTLEGEVGGDYTTQREVKKVLLVAITSNRGLCGAFNSNIIKEIKNRTQFYAGKQVDVFAIGKKGNDALSKTHKVHGHHNAIFDHLTFENVAGIADNLTEKFLSGDYDRIELVYNQFKNAATQIVQVEQFLPLAPINSDKNVSAGDYIFEPSKEEIVLTLIPKSLKTQLYKGIRDSFASEHGARMTAMHKATDNATELRNQLKLTYNKARQAAITSEILEIVGGAEALNG, encoded by the coding sequence ATGGCAAATTTAAAGGAAATCCGTAATAGAATTACTTCCGTTTCATCGACGATGCAGATTACATCGGCTATGAAAATGGTTTCTGCTGCAAAGCTGAAGAAAGCACAAGATGCAATCACTGCAATGCGTCCTTATGCCGAGAAATTAACGGAGTTATTGCAAGATCTTTCTTCTACACTTGAAGGTGAAGTTGGAGGAGATTACACTACACAACGTGAAGTAAAAAAAGTATTGTTAGTAGCTATAACTTCAAACAGAGGTTTATGCGGCGCTTTCAATTCAAATATTATTAAAGAGATTAAAAACCGTACACAGTTTTACGCTGGAAAGCAAGTTGATGTTTTTGCTATTGGTAAAAAAGGAAATGACGCTTTAAGCAAAACTCATAAAGTTCACGGTCATCATAATGCAATTTTTGATCATTTAACTTTTGAAAATGTTGCTGGAATTGCAGATAATTTGACGGAGAAATTTTTATCTGGAGATTATGACAGAATTGAGTTGGTTTATAATCAATTTAAAAATGCAGCAACACAGATTGTTCAAGTAGAGCAATTTTTACCATTGGCTCCTATCAATTCTGACAAAAATGTTTCTGCTGGAGATTATATTTTTGAACCTTCTAAAGAAGAAATTGTTTTGACTTTAATTCCTAAGTCTTTAAAAACACAATTATATAAAGGTATCCGCGATTCATTTGCTTCTGAGCACGGAGCGCGTATGACTGCTATGCACAAAGCAACAGATAATGCTACTGAATTAAGAAACCAATTGAAATTAACTTACAACAAAGCTCGTCAAGCTGCGATTACAAGTGAGATTTTGGAAATTGTTGGTGGAGCAGAAGCTTTAAATGGGTAA
- the atpE gene encoding ATP synthase F0 subunit C, translating into MNGLNFVGAGLIVIGAALGIGRIGGSAMDAIARQPEASGKIQTAMLIAAALIEGIGFAALFAA; encoded by the coding sequence ATGAACGGTTTAAATTTCGTAGGAGCTGGATTAATCGTAATCGGAGCTGCATTAGGTATTGGTAGAATTGGTGGTTCAGCAATGGACGCTATCGCTCGTCAGCCAGAAGCTTCAGGAAAAATCCAAACAGCTATGCTTATCGCTGCTGCACTTATTGAAGGTATTGGTTTCGCTGCATTATTCGCTGCTTAA
- a CDS encoding F0F1 ATP synthase subunit B: protein MEKLINQFEFGLFFWQVLIFVGLIFLLKKFAWKPILDAVNDREQGIKDALLSAENARQEMQNLQADNQRILNEARAERDAMLKEAREMKEKMIADSKNEAQAQGQKMIEQAKAAIESEKNAAMAELKSQVSTLSLSIAEKLLKEELSNKESQTKLVEKMLGDVKLN, encoded by the coding sequence ATGGAAAAGTTAATAAATCAGTTCGAGTTCGGTTTGTTCTTTTGGCAAGTATTAATATTTGTTGGATTAATTTTCTTGTTGAAAAAATTTGCATGGAAACCAATTCTTGATGCAGTAAATGATAGAGAGCAAGGAATTAAAGATGCGTTACTTTCTGCAGAAAATGCAAGACAAGAAATGCAAAATTTACAAGCTGATAACCAAAGAATTTTGAATGAAGCTCGTGCAGAACGTGATGCTATGTTAAAAGAAGCTCGCGAAATGAAAGAGAAAATGATTGCTGATTCTAAAAATGAAGCTCAAGCTCAAGGTCAAAAAATGATCGAGCAAGCTAAAGCTGCTATCGAAAGCGAAAAAAATGCTGCTATGGCAGAATTGAAATCTCAAGTTTCAACTTTATCGTTAAGCATTGCTGAAAAATTATTGAAAGAAGAATTATCTAACAAAGAATCTCAAACTAAATTAGTTGAGAAAATGTTAGGTGACGTAAAGTTAAACTAA
- a CDS encoding oligosaccharide flippase family protein gives MGLYKNLFKQTAIYGLATVLPRMLSFLLVRLYTGILPTAEYGEVSIVLSWMVFFNVVLSYGMETAFFRFYSAEDDKKNVIATSTISIFWTSIIFLFVALIFRNTLANLAEVDVQYITYTVWILVLDALVLIPFSKLRANQRPMVYAAIKIGNVVINLLLNIFFLMYLPTLAAENPGSVWDNLYVENFQIAYIFIANLLASLATFIVLSPNYLSLGRKFDPELWRRMMKYGLPILVAGLAFAVNEHFDKILLGYLLPENLAKSEVGAYSACYKLGLFMVLFATAFRLGIEPFFFSHAKNENAPQTYAVITKYFVILGSLILLGVIVFADVLKYLLLDNKSYWEAMKVVPLIILANFFLGIYNNLSVWYKLTDKTKIGAYISIVGAIVTLVLNYLLIPKYSYYGSAIATISAYGSMMLISYVLGNKYYPIPYDMNKIGAYLGVSILFSIISFYGFREKYYVGIPLLLAFMYLVYHFEKDTIKGIMKRK, from the coding sequence TTGGGATTATATAAAAATCTATTTAAGCAAACAGCAATTTACGGTCTGGCAACAGTTTTACCAAGAATGCTAAGTTTTTTATTAGTGAGATTATATACAGGAATTTTACCAACGGCAGAGTATGGCGAAGTTTCAATCGTATTGTCTTGGATGGTTTTCTTTAACGTAGTTCTTTCTTACGGAATGGAAACTGCCTTTTTTAGATTTTACAGTGCCGAAGATGACAAGAAAAATGTAATTGCAACTTCTACTATTTCAATATTTTGGACTTCAATTATCTTTCTTTTTGTTGCTTTAATTTTTAGAAATACCCTCGCCAATCTTGCAGAAGTAGACGTTCAATACATTACTTATACTGTTTGGATTTTGGTATTAGATGCATTGGTTTTAATTCCGTTTTCTAAATTAAGAGCCAATCAAAGACCAATGGTTTATGCTGCTATTAAGATTGGAAATGTAGTTATAAATCTTTTGCTTAATATCTTTTTCTTAATGTATCTGCCTACTTTGGCGGCAGAAAATCCGGGTTCTGTTTGGGATAATTTATATGTCGAAAACTTTCAAATCGCGTACATTTTCATTGCAAATCTTTTGGCAAGTTTGGCCACATTTATAGTTCTTTCTCCAAATTATCTTTCGCTTGGACGAAAATTCGATCCAGAACTTTGGAGAAGAATGATGAAATACGGTCTGCCAATTTTGGTTGCCGGATTAGCTTTTGCCGTAAATGAACATTTCGATAAAATCTTATTAGGTTATTTGCTTCCAGAAAACTTGGCAAAATCTGAGGTTGGAGCATATTCAGCCTGTTATAAGTTAGGATTGTTTATGGTTCTTTTTGCTACAGCTTTCAGATTAGGAATTGAGCCTTTCTTTTTCAGCCATGCTAAAAATGAAAATGCGCCACAAACTTATGCAGTAATTACCAAATATTTTGTGATATTGGGATCTCTAATTTTATTAGGCGTAATTGTTTTTGCTGATGTTCTAAAATACCTTTTATTAGACAATAAATCATATTGGGAAGCAATGAAAGTGGTGCCATTAATTATCTTGGCAAATTTCTTTCTAGGAATTTATAACAACTTATCGGTGTGGTATAAACTTACAGATAAAACAAAAATTGGAGCCTATATTTCTATAGTAGGCGCTATAGTAACTTTGGTTTTAAATTATCTTTTAATTCCAAAATACAGTTATTATGGTTCTGCAATTGCAACCATTTCGGCTTACGGAAGCATGATGCTTATTTCTTATGTTTTAGGAAATAAATATTATCCAATTCCTTATGACATGAATAAAATTGGCGCTTATTTAGGAGTTTCTATATTATTTTCGATTATCTCGTTTTACGGATTTAGAGAAAAATATTATGTTGGAATTCCGCTTCTTTTAGCCTTTATGTATTTGGTTTATCATTTTGAAAAAGATACTATAAAAGGAATAATGAAAAGAAAATAA